A genomic window from Cytobacillus suaedae includes:
- a CDS encoding DUF1934 domain-containing protein produces the protein MRVNQPLVAGRPIKVKLNTEIRQANQKENVTIEAKGQYYIKDEATFLRFIENNETGNVNTIIKIAEGEVLILRSGAVKMRQLFAKGKKAMGSYESPHGVFELLTDTNNIEFTPSKHSLKGKLFLAYQLQMQGDQVGRYAMTITYEEEKAR, from the coding sequence ATGCGAGTGAATCAACCTTTAGTGGCTGGACGGCCTATTAAAGTGAAGCTGAATACTGAAATACGCCAAGCCAATCAAAAAGAGAATGTTACAATCGAGGCTAAAGGCCAATACTACATAAAAGATGAAGCGACATTCCTGCGATTTATTGAAAATAACGAGACAGGAAATGTAAACACCATTATTAAAATAGCTGAAGGAGAAGTGTTAATCCTCCGTTCAGGTGCTGTTAAAATGAGACAACTTTTTGCAAAAGGTAAAAAAGCAATGGGAAGCTATGAAAGCCCACATGGTGTGTTTGAGCTACTTACGGATACAAATAATATTGAATTTACGCCATCAAAGCATTCTCTCAAAGGAAAACTCTTTCTTGCTTATCAGTTACAAATGCAAGGGGATCAGGTTGGTAGATATGCGATGACAATTACATATGAGGAGGAAAAAGCAAGGTGA
- the speE gene encoding spermidine synthase, whose product MELWFTEKQTENFGITAKIKRTLHTEQTEFQKLDMVETEEFGNMLILDGMVMTTVKDEFVYHEMVAHVPLFTHPNPENVLVVGGGDGGVIREVLKHPSVKKATLVEIDGKVIEYSKKYLPEIAGKLEDPRVDVQVDDGFMHIAQSENVYDVIMVDSTEPVGPAVNLFTKGFYAGISKALKEDGVFVAQTDNPWFTPELITNVQRDVKEIFPITRLYTANIPTYPSGLWTFTIGSKKHDPLEVSEDRFHEIETKYYTKELHKAAFVLPKFVADLVK is encoded by the coding sequence GTGGAATTATGGTTTACTGAAAAACAAACAGAGAATTTTGGAATTACAGCGAAAATTAAACGTACATTACATACAGAGCAAACAGAATTTCAAAAGCTTGATATGGTAGAAACAGAAGAATTCGGCAATATGTTGATTTTAGATGGAATGGTTATGACAACGGTTAAGGATGAGTTTGTATATCATGAGATGGTTGCACACGTTCCTTTATTCACACATCCAAATCCAGAGAATGTATTAGTAGTTGGTGGTGGAGATGGCGGAGTTATCCGTGAAGTTCTTAAACACCCTAGCGTAAAAAAAGCAACATTGGTAGAAATCGATGGAAAAGTAATCGAGTACTCTAAAAAATATTTACCTGAAATCGCAGGCAAATTAGAAGATCCACGTGTTGACGTACAAGTAGACGATGGCTTCATGCACATCGCTCAAAGTGAAAATGTATATGATGTAATCATGGTTGATTCTACAGAGCCAGTTGGCCCTGCAGTAAACTTATTTACAAAAGGTTTTTATGCTGGAATTTCAAAAGCACTTAAAGAAGATGGTGTTTTTGTTGCTCAAACGGACAACCCTTGGTTTACTCCTGAATTAATTACAAATGTGCAACGTGATGTAAAGGAAATCTTCCCTATCACACGTTTATACACTGCAAACATTCCAACATACCCAAGTGGTTTATGGACGTTTACAATTGGTTCGAAAAAACACGATCCACTTGAAGTGAGTGAAGATCGTTTCCACGAAATTGAAACTAAATACTACACGAAAGAGCTACACAAAGCAGCATTTGTCTTACCTAAATTTGTAGCTGATCTAGTAAAATAA
- the speB gene encoding agmatinase, with amino-acid sequence MRFDEAYSGNVFIKSHPNFEESKAVLYGMPMDWTVSYRPGSRFGPARIREVSIGLEEYSAYLDRHLEEVKYFDAGDIPLPFGNPQKSLDEIESFVDKVLAEDKFPLGMGGEHLVSWPVIKAMYKKYPDLAIIHMDAHTDLRDDYEGEPLSHSTPIKKACELIGPKNVYSFGIRSGMREEFQWAKEVGMHISKFEVLEPLKEILPTLAGRPVYVTIDIDVLDPAHAPGTGTVDAGGITSRELLASIHEIARSNVNVVGADLVEVAPIYDPSEQTANTASKLIREMILGWVK; translated from the coding sequence ATGCGTTTTGACGAAGCTTATTCAGGTAATGTGTTTATAAAAAGTCATCCGAATTTTGAGGAAAGTAAGGCAGTTCTATACGGAATGCCGATGGACTGGACAGTTAGTTACCGACCTGGTTCACGTTTTGGTCCTGCTCGTATTCGTGAAGTATCAATTGGATTAGAAGAGTATAGCGCTTATTTAGACCGCCATTTAGAGGAAGTAAAATACTTTGATGCTGGTGATATCCCACTACCGTTTGGGAATCCGCAAAAAAGCCTTGATGAGATTGAGAGTTTTGTTGATAAAGTCCTAGCTGAAGATAAATTTCCTTTAGGTATGGGTGGAGAGCACTTAGTTTCTTGGCCTGTTATTAAAGCGATGTATAAAAAGTATCCTGATTTAGCGATCATCCATATGGATGCACATACAGATTTACGTGATGATTATGAAGGTGAACCATTATCACATTCAACACCTATTAAAAAGGCCTGTGAGCTAATCGGTCCTAAAAACGTTTACTCATTTGGAATTCGTTCAGGAATGAGAGAAGAATTTCAATGGGCTAAAGAAGTAGGAATGCACATCTCAAAATTTGAGGTACTTGAGCCATTAAAAGAAATATTACCAACACTAGCAGGACGTCCTGTATATGTAACGATTGACATCGATGTATTAGACCCTGCTCATGCACCTGGAACAGGAACTGTAGACGCAGGTGGAATTACATCAAGAGAGTTACTAGCATCCATCCACGAAATAGCAAGATCAAACGTAAATGTGGTAGGAGCAGACCTAGTAGAAGTAGCACCAATCTACGACCCATCAGAACAAACAGCAAATACAGCAAGCAAGCTTATCCGTGAAATGATTTTAGGGTGGGTAAAATAA
- a CDS encoding PBP1A family penicillin-binding protein, whose amino-acid sequence MEIITSDRLKSTIKYLRALFIIGLILSIFFMLGLLGILAYAKSQGAPPLAVPQTTLFYASDGSIIEESHRGQKRYWVPLNEISPTILDATISIEDRNFYQHNGFDYKRIAGAAIADIKAMAKVQGASTITQQYARNLFLEHEKTWSRKITEALYTVRLELNYSKKEILEGYLNTIYYGHGAYGIEAAAKYYFGKSANELSLAESSMLAGIPKGPSRYSPYENLEKAKSRQKIILNSMVTNGYITKKEAEEVYQTNLSFFKSEDLGRERIAPYFQDAVKKELLTQTNIDEKTIEMGGLRVYTTLDPKLQKVAEEQVAKNVSPDSEIQLGFVAMDQYTGEVKALIGGRNYEDSPFNRVTQAERQPGSTFKPFLYYAALENGFTPSTELRSEVTTFLYDDGNSKYTPHNFNNYYANGTITLAQALALSDNVFAVKTHVFIGENSLVNMAKRLGVTSDLVNVPSLALGTSTVKVIDMVNAYGVIGNGGQKINPVFIKKVVDHKGDVIYEAEQSKEQVLDPNLAFVTTHMMTGIFDAKLNDYTRVTGQTITNSLTRQYAGKTGSTKTDSWMIGYSPQLVAGIWTGYDRDEKITLTAEKQYAKKIWADFMEEAHAGRNVTAFKPTEGVIGVYVNPDNGKLATNACPISRLTYYVKGTEPTEYCMDHVDHYEEIDEEKQPEEDSEKDKGWFKKIFDWF is encoded by the coding sequence TTGGAAATCATTACGAGTGATCGTTTAAAAAGTACGATTAAATATCTTCGGGCTTTATTTATTATTGGTTTAATCCTATCAATCTTTTTCATGCTAGGTTTGCTTGGTATACTAGCCTATGCAAAATCTCAGGGAGCTCCACCATTAGCCGTACCACAAACGACGTTGTTTTATGCAAGTGATGGCTCGATTATTGAAGAAAGCCATCGAGGTCAAAAAAGATACTGGGTTCCCCTTAATGAAATATCACCTACCATCTTAGACGCAACAATTTCTATTGAAGATCGAAATTTTTACCAACACAACGGTTTTGATTATAAACGTATTGCCGGAGCAGCTATAGCTGATATTAAAGCAATGGCAAAGGTACAAGGTGCTAGTACGATTACCCAGCAGTATGCTAGAAATCTATTTTTAGAGCACGAAAAAACATGGAGTCGTAAAATTACGGAAGCTCTTTATACGGTAAGACTTGAACTTAACTATAGTAAAAAAGAAATTTTAGAAGGCTACTTAAATACGATTTATTATGGTCACGGAGCTTATGGAATCGAGGCAGCAGCCAAATACTATTTTGGAAAATCTGCTAACGAACTTTCGCTAGCTGAGTCAAGTATGTTAGCTGGAATTCCAAAAGGTCCTAGTCGATATTCACCTTATGAAAACCTTGAAAAAGCAAAGAGTCGTCAAAAAATCATTTTAAACTCAATGGTTACAAATGGGTACATTACGAAAAAAGAAGCAGAAGAAGTGTACCAAACGAATCTATCATTTTTTAAAAGTGAAGATTTAGGAAGAGAAAGAATTGCTCCATATTTTCAAGATGCGGTTAAAAAGGAGTTACTCACTCAGACAAATATTGATGAAAAGACAATTGAAATGGGTGGGCTACGTGTCTACACGACTCTTGATCCGAAACTTCAAAAGGTAGCAGAAGAACAAGTAGCCAAAAATGTAAGCCCAGACTCTGAGATTCAACTCGGATTCGTAGCGATGGATCAATATACTGGAGAGGTAAAGGCTTTAATTGGTGGCAGAAACTATGAAGATAGTCCATTTAATCGGGTTACACAAGCAGAAAGGCAGCCAGGTTCAACATTTAAACCTTTTCTCTATTATGCAGCACTCGAAAATGGCTTTACCCCATCTACTGAACTTAGAAGTGAGGTAACCACTTTCCTTTATGATGATGGGAATAGCAAGTATACCCCTCATAATTTCAATAATTACTATGCGAACGGTACAATTACTCTAGCTCAAGCATTGGCATTATCGGATAATGTTTTCGCAGTTAAAACCCATGTTTTCATAGGGGAAAATTCTCTCGTGAATATGGCAAAAAGACTAGGTGTTACGAGTGATCTAGTAAATGTACCTTCCTTAGCACTAGGGACTTCTACTGTTAAAGTCATTGATATGGTAAATGCATATGGTGTAATTGGCAATGGCGGTCAAAAGATCAATCCAGTTTTTATAAAAAAAGTTGTTGATCATAAGGGTGATGTGATCTATGAGGCTGAACAAAGTAAGGAACAAGTCCTTGATCCGAACCTGGCATTTGTGACGACACATATGATGACAGGGATATTCGATGCAAAGTTAAATGATTATACCCGTGTAACTGGACAAACCATTACAAATTCATTAACGCGACAATATGCTGGAAAAACAGGAAGTACGAAAACAGATAGCTGGATGATTGGCTATTCACCTCAGCTTGTAGCAGGAATATGGACTGGTTATGATCGTGATGAAAAAATAACATTAACTGCTGAAAAACAATATGCTAAAAAAATCTGGGCTGATTTTATGGAAGAGGCACATGCAGGAAGAAATGTTACTGCCTTTAAACCGACTGAAGGTGTAATCGGTGTCTATGTAAACCCGGACAACGGGAAGCTCGCTACAAACGCCTGTCCAATTTCAAGACTCACTTATTATGTAAAAGGGACAGAGCCTACTGAATACTGTATGGACCATGTGGATCATTATGAAGAAATAGATGAAGAAAAACAGCCAGAGGAAGACTCTGAAAAGGATAAAGGCTGGTTTAAGAAAATATTTGATTGGTTTTAA
- a CDS encoding 4-oxalocrotonate tautomerase — protein MPYVTVKMLEGRSEEQKKALVEKVTDAVSETTGAPKEKIAVFIEEMSKNHYALGGKRLSDE, from the coding sequence ATGCCATACGTAACAGTAAAAATGCTAGAAGGTCGTTCAGAAGAACAAAAAAAAGCACTAGTCGAAAAAGTAACAGACGCTGTCTCTGAAACAACAGGAGCACCAAAAGAAAAAATTGCAGTATTCATTGAAGAAATGTCCAAAAACCACTACGCACTTGGCGGAAAAAGACTAAGTGATGAATAA
- a CDS encoding YwhD family protein, with translation MDQEQKKKKIAFNIIKNDSTDGHGGFGVGTLSLENISPVFVDIENEDVFVDIGAMHARSVVEKGIKFLPNKEDVPNGKPFWLVWVTIDRTKEGGYYAGVTACEMTVDREIRRGYKSLPVHVNLMDKSMKRKIIVDHMDDKSKKLLANFLQKHNEGIWNRSSDELKQGLHVEN, from the coding sequence ATGGATCAGGAACAAAAGAAAAAGAAGATTGCTTTTAATATTATTAAAAATGATTCTACAGATGGGCATGGTGGATTTGGGGTAGGTACTTTAAGTCTGGAAAACATCTCACCGGTTTTTGTAGATATTGAAAATGAAGATGTATTTGTTGATATAGGAGCGATGCATGCACGCAGTGTCGTTGAAAAAGGAATCAAATTTTTACCAAATAAAGAAGATGTGCCTAACGGAAAACCTTTTTGGCTTGTTTGGGTAACAATTGACCGTACTAAAGAGGGCGGTTATTATGCTGGTGTAACAGCTTGCGAAATGACGGTTGACCGAGAAATTCGTCGAGGCTACAAGTCGTTACCAGTGCATGTGAATTTAATGGATAAGTCGATGAAACGTAAAATTATTGTTGACCACATGGATGATAAGTCCAAGAAACTTTTAGCAAACTTCTTACAAAAACATAATGAAGGCATTTGGAATCGCTCTAGTGATGAACTTAAACAAGGTCTTCATGTTGAAAACTAA
- a CDS encoding site-2 protease family protein, producing the protein MERFLAFPLEQIPYVVAVLLIAFTVHEFAHAYVAYKFGDPTAKNQGRLTLSPLAHLDPIGTLLIFIVGFGWARPVPVNRFFFKSPRLAGVLVSIAGPISNLIVASIGFCLLYLFAKTGILGSMSPVVQDGAIQFFEMLIYLNILLFVFNLLPFPPLDGYRILEDLAPADIRAKMTQYESYGIIIFLFLVITPLDQYTIQPIFNTVIPFVISLLQGVFGSLFGV; encoded by the coding sequence GTGGAACGATTTTTGGCTTTTCCATTGGAACAAATTCCATATGTGGTTGCTGTCCTTTTGATCGCTTTTACTGTTCATGAATTTGCGCATGCATATGTTGCATACAAATTTGGTGATCCTACTGCGAAAAATCAAGGAAGACTAACCTTGTCACCACTTGCTCACTTAGACCCAATTGGTACATTGCTTATTTTCATAGTTGGATTTGGTTGGGCTAGGCCTGTACCTGTAAACCGGTTCTTCTTTAAGAGTCCCAGGTTAGCGGGTGTGCTCGTCTCGATTGCTGGGCCGATCAGTAACTTGATTGTGGCATCAATTGGTTTTTGTCTGCTTTACTTATTTGCAAAGACTGGAATTCTAGGTTCAATGTCTCCTGTAGTTCAGGATGGGGCTATTCAGTTTTTTGAGATGCTCATTTACTTAAATATACTTTTATTTGTCTTTAACTTACTGCCATTTCCACCTTTAGATGGATATCGAATTTTAGAGGATTTAGCACCTGCGGATATCCGTGCTAAGATGACTCAATATGAAAGTTATGGAATCATTATTTTCCTATTCTTAGTCATAACACCACTTGATCAATATACAATACAGCCAATATTTAACACCGTCATACCATTTGTCATTAGTCTGTTGCAAGGTGTATTTGGTTCGCTTTTTGGGGTGTAA